Proteins co-encoded in one Sporosarcina sp. FSL K6-1522 genomic window:
- the xerC gene encoding tyrosine recombinase XerC — MVYQTSVVRDEYISYVRLEKNYSANTVLEYENDVNEFLAFLQIEGITDLNEVTYPEARLYVTGLYDKGLARATISRKISSIRSFFKFANSRYSINDSAFRLLHHPKKEERLPAFFYEKELEQLFNSFEGDDKKSLRDYALLELLYATGIRVSELTSIRMQDIDDYLGIVLVMGKGRKERYVPFGSFAQTALDAYREKSRPLLMKQKEHDRLFVNLRGDPLTDRGVRHILTMMMERAALHTKIYPHMIRHSFATHLLAGGADMRTVQELLGHSHLSSTQVYTHITKEHLRNTYMNTHPRA, encoded by the coding sequence GTGGTGTACCAAACTTCAGTTGTCCGTGATGAATATATTTCATATGTACGTTTAGAGAAAAATTATTCGGCTAATACCGTGTTGGAATACGAAAATGATGTCAATGAATTTCTGGCGTTTTTGCAAATAGAAGGAATTACGGACTTAAATGAAGTGACCTACCCCGAGGCTAGGCTTTATGTGACAGGCTTGTATGACAAAGGCTTGGCGAGAGCGACAATTTCTAGGAAAATCTCATCCATTCGCTCCTTTTTCAAATTTGCCAATTCGAGATATAGCATTAACGACAGTGCGTTTCGATTATTGCATCATCCGAAGAAGGAAGAACGGCTTCCGGCTTTTTTTTATGAAAAAGAACTGGAACAGCTGTTTAACTCCTTCGAAGGAGATGACAAAAAATCATTACGTGATTATGCGTTACTCGAATTACTTTATGCAACTGGAATTCGAGTGAGTGAGCTGACTTCGATTAGAATGCAGGATATCGATGATTATTTGGGTATTGTATTAGTGATGGGGAAAGGTCGCAAAGAACGCTATGTTCCCTTTGGCAGTTTTGCACAGACTGCCTTGGATGCTTATCGTGAGAAAAGCCGTCCGTTGTTGATGAAACAGAAGGAACATGACAGATTGTTTGTCAATTTAAGAGGAGATCCATTAACGGACCGAGGAGTACGTCATATATTAACTATGATGATGGAGCGTGCAGCGCTTCATACAAAAATCTACCCGCATATGATTCGTCACTCATTTGCAACTCATTTATTGGCAGGCGGTGCTGACATGAGGACTGTCCAAGAGTTACTTGGGCACAGTCATTTATCATCAACACAGGTCTATACACATATAACAAAAGAGCATTTACGGAACACGTATATGAATACGCACCCGCGGGCATAG
- the trmFO gene encoding FADH(2)-oxidizing methylenetetrahydrofolate--tRNA-(uracil(54)-C(5))-methyltransferase TrmFO: MTPIVNVIGAGLAGSEAAWQIASRGVNVRLYEMRPVKQTPAHHTDKFAELVCSNSLRANNLTNAVGVIKEEMRKLDSLIIQAADACAVPAGGALAVDRHEFAGNVTEQIRNHPLIEIVNEEVTELPEGITIIATGPLTSPALAEQIQKMTGEEYLYFYDAAAPIIEKDSIDMSKVFLKSRYDKGEAAYLNCPMDEEQFERFYNALIAAEVVPLKEFEKEIYFEGCMPVEVLAQRGEKTLLFGALKPVGLEDPETGKRYKAVVQLRQDDAAGTLYNIVGFQTHLKWGAQKEVLNLIPGLENVEIVRYGVMHRNTFINSPRVLDATYQLKANRNIFFAGQMTGVEGYVESAGSGLIAGINAANLALGKEPILFPHETALGSMARYITEADSKNFQPMNINFGLFPILGERVKSKVERAEKHAERALKAICEFQSIAQS, from the coding sequence ATGACACCCATCGTAAATGTGATAGGTGCAGGCCTTGCTGGGAGTGAGGCAGCATGGCAAATTGCAAGCCGTGGCGTCAATGTTCGTTTATATGAAATGAGACCTGTAAAACAAACGCCAGCCCATCATACAGATAAATTTGCGGAGTTAGTTTGCAGCAACTCGTTGCGTGCGAATAATTTAACGAATGCAGTCGGTGTGATTAAAGAAGAGATGAGGAAATTGGACTCACTCATCATTCAAGCGGCGGACGCTTGTGCAGTTCCAGCTGGTGGTGCGTTAGCGGTTGATCGTCATGAATTTGCGGGCAATGTAACGGAGCAAATCCGTAATCATCCGCTTATTGAAATTGTGAACGAAGAAGTGACTGAGCTTCCTGAAGGGATTACAATTATCGCAACAGGTCCGCTGACATCACCAGCGCTTGCAGAACAAATTCAAAAAATGACAGGTGAAGAATACTTATACTTCTACGATGCAGCGGCTCCTATCATCGAAAAAGATTCAATTGACATGAGTAAAGTTTTTTTGAAATCCCGCTATGACAAAGGGGAAGCGGCATATTTGAATTGTCCGATGGATGAGGAGCAGTTTGAAAGATTTTACAATGCACTCATCGCGGCAGAAGTTGTGCCGTTAAAGGAATTCGAAAAAGAAATCTATTTTGAAGGCTGTATGCCTGTAGAAGTACTCGCTCAACGTGGTGAGAAAACATTGTTATTTGGTGCATTGAAGCCAGTTGGATTAGAGGATCCTGAGACGGGTAAGCGCTACAAAGCGGTCGTTCAGCTTCGTCAAGATGATGCAGCAGGTACGTTGTACAATATCGTTGGTTTCCAGACGCATTTGAAATGGGGGGCGCAAAAAGAAGTGCTAAACCTCATTCCTGGTCTTGAGAACGTTGAGATTGTTCGCTATGGTGTGATGCACCGCAATACTTTCATCAATTCTCCACGTGTATTGGATGCAACATACCAGTTGAAAGCGAATCGCAATATATTCTTTGCTGGGCAGATGACAGGCGTTGAGGGCTATGTTGAATCGGCTGGTTCAGGGCTTATCGCAGGTATTAATGCCGCTAATCTAGCGTTGGGGAAAGAGCCAATTCTGTTTCCGCATGAGACGGCACTTGGAAGTATGGCGCGTTATATCACGGAGGCGGACTCGAAAAACTTCCAACCGATGAACATTAACTTTGGATTGTTCCCAATTCTTGGTGAGCGCGTAAAATCTAAAGTTGAGCGTGCGGAGAAACATGCAGAGCGTGCGCTAAAAGCGATTTGCGAGTTTCAATCAATTGCGCAGTCATAA
- the topA gene encoding type I DNA topoisomerase, which translates to MADYLVIVESPAKAKTIERYLGKKYKVRASLGHLRDLPRSQMGVDTENNYEPKYITIRGKGPILQELKKDAKKAKKIFLAADPDREGEAIAWHLAHQLGVDIESDCRVVFNEITKEAIKESFKNPRPIDMDLVDAQQARRILDRLVGYNISPILWKKVKKGLSAGRVQSVALRLIIDRENEINAFVPEEYWSITGQFTKGNKSFEAVFYGDAKKKMKLTDKQQVDAILGQLTEDTFEIASVVKKERKRNPALPFTTSSLQQEAARKLNFRAKKTMMLAQQLYEGINLGKEGNVGLITYMRTDSTRVADSAKEEAKSFIETMYGKEFMTTSKPASKDKAKTQDAHEAVRPTSVMRPPAAMKAVLSRDQLRLYKLIWERFVASQMAPAILDTVTTDLVNGDVRFRANGSQVKFQGFMKVYVEGNDDKEEEKDRILPPLEEGERVKYSDIDPKQHFTQPPPRYSEARLVKTLEELGIGRPSTFAPTLDTIQKRGYVTLDAKRFLPTELGEIVHQAVNQYFPDIIDVEFTAQMEQGLDNVEEGNIKWVEVIDAFYRDFEKHVQVADAEMEKIEIKDEPAGEDCEKCGLPMVFKLGRYGKFMACSGFPDCRNTKAIIKPIGVTCPSCKEGQVVERKSKTKRLFYGCDRYPECEYVSWDKPVARPCPKCEHSLVEKKLKKGVQIQCTECDYKEDTQQ; encoded by the coding sequence ATGGCAGATTACTTAGTGATAGTAGAATCACCTGCGAAAGCAAAGACGATTGAACGTTATCTCGGAAAAAAATATAAAGTGCGTGCTTCACTTGGACATTTACGGGATTTACCACGCAGTCAAATGGGTGTAGATACTGAAAATAATTATGAACCGAAATACATTACAATTCGTGGCAAAGGCCCGATTCTACAAGAATTGAAGAAAGACGCAAAAAAAGCGAAAAAGATTTTTCTCGCGGCTGACCCCGACAGAGAGGGAGAAGCGATTGCCTGGCACTTGGCACATCAGCTTGGCGTAGACATTGAATCAGATTGTCGCGTAGTCTTTAATGAAATAACGAAAGAAGCGATTAAAGAATCATTTAAAAATCCGAGACCTATCGATATGGATCTCGTGGATGCGCAACAAGCTCGTCGAATACTAGACCGTCTTGTAGGTTACAATATTAGCCCGATTCTCTGGAAAAAAGTGAAAAAAGGACTTTCAGCTGGACGCGTTCAATCGGTAGCACTTCGTTTAATTATTGATCGGGAAAATGAAATTAATGCATTTGTTCCTGAAGAATACTGGAGTATTACAGGTCAATTTACAAAGGGAAATAAAAGCTTCGAGGCAGTATTTTATGGCGATGCCAAGAAGAAAATGAAGCTGACGGATAAACAACAGGTCGATGCCATTCTTGGCCAACTGACAGAGGATACGTTCGAAATTGCGTCGGTTGTGAAAAAAGAACGAAAACGAAATCCAGCTTTACCGTTTACAACTTCATCCTTGCAACAAGAGGCAGCAAGGAAACTGAACTTCCGTGCGAAAAAAACGATGATGTTGGCACAACAGCTCTATGAAGGGATAAACCTTGGAAAAGAGGGCAACGTCGGTCTCATTACTTACATGCGAACAGACTCGACGCGAGTTGCAGATAGTGCAAAAGAGGAAGCAAAGTCATTTATTGAAACAATGTATGGGAAAGAGTTTATGACGACTTCGAAACCTGCAAGTAAAGATAAGGCCAAGACCCAAGACGCACACGAAGCTGTACGACCAACGTCCGTTATGCGTCCACCTGCGGCTATGAAAGCGGTTTTATCACGTGATCAGCTACGTCTCTATAAACTTATTTGGGAACGGTTTGTTGCAAGCCAGATGGCGCCAGCAATCCTAGACACAGTTACGACAGATCTTGTGAATGGAGATGTTCGTTTCAGGGCGAATGGTTCACAGGTGAAATTCCAAGGGTTTATGAAAGTGTACGTAGAAGGTAACGACGATAAGGAAGAAGAAAAGGATCGAATTCTTCCGCCACTTGAAGAGGGAGAACGCGTAAAGTATAGCGATATTGATCCGAAACAACACTTCACACAGCCGCCGCCAAGGTACTCAGAGGCGCGATTGGTCAAGACGCTAGAGGAACTAGGGATAGGTCGTCCATCGACGTTTGCGCCAACGCTAGATACCATTCAGAAGCGTGGTTATGTCACATTGGATGCGAAGCGCTTCCTTCCGACGGAGCTAGGTGAAATCGTTCATCAAGCAGTCAATCAATATTTCCCGGATATTATTGATGTAGAGTTTACAGCGCAAATGGAGCAAGGGCTCGATAATGTTGAAGAAGGTAACATTAAGTGGGTAGAGGTAATAGATGCTTTCTATCGAGATTTTGAAAAGCATGTGCAAGTTGCCGATGCTGAGATGGAAAAAATTGAAATCAAGGACGAGCCAGCAGGTGAGGATTGTGAAAAATGTGGCTTACCTATGGTGTTCAAATTAGGTCGCTACGGGAAATTCATGGCTTGCTCTGGTTTTCCAGATTGCCGAAATACGAAAGCGATTATCAAGCCGATTGGTGTAACTTGTCCGTCCTGTAAAGAAGGGCAGGTCGTTGAACGGAAAAGCAAAACTAAACGTCTTTTTTATGGTTGTGATCGCTATCCGGAATGTGAGTATGTCTCGTGGGACAAGCCGGTTGCGAGACCGTGTCCGAAATGTGAACACTCGCTCGTCGAAAAGAAACTGAAAAAAGGCGTGCAAATTCAATGTACAGAATGTGACTATAAAGAAGATACGCAGCAATAA
- the dprA gene encoding DNA-processing protein DprA — MEVTIAERRLLALHYVYPVPLNRLEKLLEVDPNLEKIPTYPSEYLAFLLNTSVEKAAKLQVKLRENAMTPYDKLYEREDIIPIPFTNPLYPDKLRQMIDPPAVLYTKGDQRLLAESFKIAIIGSRKATAYSKQAMSLIVPPLVKHQAVIVSGLAKGADTMAHVAALEFGGKTIAVLGHGFFHLYPKENRYLANQLAANHLLITEYPPYVKPEKWTFPMRNRIISGLSDAVVITEAADKSGTMSTVEHALDHGKEIFAVPGPITSPLSAGPNKLLDEGAKLVWSGFQVIESLII, encoded by the coding sequence ATGGAAGTAACAATTGCAGAAAGGCGATTATTAGCACTCCATTATGTCTATCCTGTGCCATTGAACAGACTGGAAAAACTTCTCGAGGTAGACCCCAATCTCGAAAAAATCCCGACCTATCCTTCTGAATACTTGGCCTTTTTACTGAATACTTCAGTGGAAAAAGCAGCTAAATTGCAAGTGAAATTGCGTGAAAACGCTATGACCCCATACGACAAACTCTATGAACGGGAAGACATTATCCCCATTCCGTTTACAAACCCCCTCTATCCTGACAAATTACGACAAATGATTGATCCGCCGGCAGTCCTGTATACAAAAGGTGATCAACGATTACTAGCGGAATCATTTAAAATTGCCATTATTGGCTCGCGGAAAGCAACCGCATACTCCAAGCAAGCGATGTCACTCATCGTGCCTCCACTTGTGAAACATCAGGCTGTTATTGTCTCCGGCTTAGCGAAGGGAGCCGACACAATGGCGCATGTTGCAGCACTTGAATTTGGTGGTAAAACCATTGCTGTGCTAGGACATGGGTTTTTCCATTTATATCCGAAAGAGAATCGATATTTAGCCAATCAATTGGCAGCCAATCATCTGCTAATTACAGAATATCCACCCTATGTTAAGCCGGAAAAATGGACTTTTCCAATGCGAAATCGTATTATTAGTGGTTTGTCTGATGCTGTTGTGATTACAGAAGCCGCTGACAAAAGTGGTACAATGAGCACAGTTGAACATGCACTTGATCATGGAAAAGAAATATTTGCGGTTCCGGGTCCTATTACTTCACCATTATCTGCTGGGCCAAATAAGTTGTTAGATGAAGGGGCGAAGCTTGTGTGGAGCGGCTTTCAAGTCATCGAATCACTCATTATCTAG
- the sucD gene encoding succinate--CoA ligase subunit alpha, giving the protein MSIFINKDTKVIVQGITGATALFHTEQMLEYGTKIVGGVTPGKGGTEAAGVPVFNTVEEAVKATGANVSVIYVPAPFAADAIMEAVDAELDMTICITEHIPVLDMAKVKRYMEGKKTRLVGPNCPGVITSDECKIGIMPGYIHTKGHVGVVSRSGTLTYEAVHQLSQAGIGQTTAVGIGGDPVNGTNFIDVLKEFNADPETYAVVMIGEIGGTAEEEAAAWIQANMTKPVVGFIGGQTAPEGKRMGHAGAIISGGKGTAAEKIKALNAAGVQTADTPSVIGETLIKVIKEKGLYEKCKTH; this is encoded by the coding sequence ATGAGTATTTTTATTAACAAAGATACAAAAGTTATCGTACAAGGAATTACTGGTGCTACAGCACTTTTCCATACAGAACAAATGCTTGAATACGGCACGAAAATCGTCGGCGGTGTAACACCGGGTAAAGGTGGAACAGAAGCTGCAGGCGTACCTGTTTTCAACACAGTTGAAGAAGCAGTTAAAGCAACAGGCGCAAACGTTTCAGTAATCTATGTTCCAGCTCCATTTGCGGCAGATGCAATCATGGAAGCGGTAGACGCTGAACTAGATATGACAATCTGTATCACTGAGCATATTCCAGTATTGGATATGGCGAAAGTGAAACGTTATATGGAAGGCAAGAAAACACGTCTTGTCGGTCCGAACTGCCCAGGCGTTATTACTTCTGACGAGTGTAAAATTGGTATCATGCCAGGCTATATTCATACAAAAGGTCACGTTGGCGTTGTTTCACGCTCAGGGACTTTAACATATGAAGCAGTTCATCAACTTTCACAAGCAGGTATCGGTCAAACGACAGCTGTTGGTATCGGTGGAGACCCAGTAAACGGGACAAACTTCATTGATGTACTAAAAGAATTCAACGCAGACCCTGAGACGTATGCGGTAGTTATGATCGGTGAAATCGGTGGAACAGCTGAAGAAGAAGCTGCTGCATGGATTCAAGCGAACATGACGAAGCCTGTAGTAGGCTTTATCGGTGGTCAGACAGCTCCGGAAGGAAAACGTATGGGCCACGCTGGTGCCATCATTTCCGGCGGTAAAGGGACTGCAGCAGAGAAAATCAAAGCGCTTAACGCTGCAGGTGTCCAAACTGCAGACACACCATCTGTTATCGGTGAAACTTTAATCAAAGTGATTAAAGAAAAAGGTCTGTACGAAAAGTGTAAAACACATTAA
- the sucC gene encoding ADP-forming succinate--CoA ligase subunit beta: MNIHEYQGKQLLREYGVAVSNGLVAFSPEEAVKAAKELGTDIIVVKAQIHAGGRGKAGGVKIAKNLDEVREYAKELIGKTLVTHQTGPEGKEVKRLLIEEGSDIKKEYYLGLVLDSATSRVTLMGSEEGGMDIEEVAEATPEKIFKESIDPVVGLTGFQARRMAFNMNIPTHLVNKAVKFMLGLYQVFVEKDASIVEINPLVVTAGDDVLALDAKFNFDDSALYRHKDIQELRDFDEEDPKEIEASKYDLSYISLDGSIGCMVNGAGLAMATMDTINYYGGSPANFLDVGGGATAEKVTEAFKIILSDKNVKGIFVNIFGGIMKCDVIAEGVITAAKEVGLQVPLVVRLEGTNVDKGKALLNESGLNIIAAGTMAEGAQKIVELVG; this comes from the coding sequence ATGAATATCCATGAATATCAAGGTAAACAGTTGCTGAGAGAATATGGTGTAGCTGTTTCAAACGGCCTTGTAGCTTTTTCTCCGGAAGAAGCAGTAAAAGCTGCGAAGGAACTAGGTACAGACATCATCGTAGTCAAAGCACAAATCCACGCAGGTGGCCGAGGGAAAGCGGGCGGCGTTAAGATTGCTAAAAATCTTGACGAAGTACGTGAGTATGCAAAAGAATTAATCGGTAAAACGCTTGTTACGCATCAAACAGGCCCAGAAGGTAAAGAAGTGAAACGTCTTCTTATCGAGGAAGGTTCAGATATTAAGAAAGAATATTATCTTGGCCTCGTTTTAGACAGTGCAACAAGTCGTGTAACACTTATGGGTTCTGAAGAAGGCGGTATGGACATCGAGGAGGTTGCGGAAGCAACACCTGAAAAGATTTTCAAAGAAAGCATCGATCCAGTAGTAGGATTGACTGGTTTCCAAGCACGCCGCATGGCATTCAACATGAACATCCCTACACATCTTGTGAACAAAGCAGTGAAATTCATGCTTGGATTGTACCAAGTATTCGTAGAAAAAGACGCATCTATCGTTGAAATTAACCCACTTGTTGTAACAGCTGGGGACGACGTACTTGCACTTGACGCGAAATTCAACTTTGATGACAGTGCACTATACCGTCACAAAGACATCCAAGAACTTCGTGACTTCGACGAAGAGGATCCAAAAGAAATCGAAGCTTCAAAATATGACCTTAGCTATATTTCCCTAGACGGAAGTATCGGTTGTATGGTAAACGGCGCGGGCCTTGCAATGGCTACAATGGATACTATCAACTACTACGGCGGATCACCCGCTAACTTCCTTGACGTTGGGGGCGGCGCGACTGCTGAAAAAGTAACAGAAGCATTCAAAATCATCCTATCTGATAAAAATGTTAAAGGGATTTTCGTTAACATCTTCGGTGGTATCATGAAATGTGACGTTATCGCAGAAGGCGTTATCACAGCTGCAAAAGAAGTAGGACTTCAAGTACCACTTGTTGTACGTTTAGAAGGTACAAACGTCGACAAAGGAAAAGCACTATTGAACGAATCAGGCTTGAACATCATCGCTGCTGGTACAATGGCAGAAGGTGCACAAAAGATTGTTGAACTCGTAGGTTAA
- a CDS encoding EscU/YscU/HrcU family type III secretion system export apparatus switch protein, with translation MTNERHVRKEAVALSYDPNTREAPRVMAKGKGKIAENILEKAKAHNVPIQEDPSLVELLGQLDLNETIPEELYQAVSEVFAYIYHVDREHGLQKKM, from the coding sequence ATGACTAATGAACGGCATGTCCGAAAAGAGGCAGTTGCCCTTTCTTATGACCCGAATACTCGGGAAGCTCCGAGAGTGATGGCGAAAGGAAAAGGTAAAATTGCCGAAAATATACTAGAAAAAGCGAAGGCGCATAATGTACCGATTCAAGAAGATCCAAGTCTGGTAGAATTGCTGGGACAATTGGATTTAAATGAGACAATCCCGGAAGAATTATATCAAGCAGTTTCAGAAGTATTTGCTTATATTTACCACGTAGACCGTGAACATGGTCTTCAGAAAAAAATGTAA
- a CDS encoding ribonuclease HII produces the protein MKTIKDIVDKLKMTDEPGPWIDELLQDSRVGVKKAIDRWQRQYDKKKAIIDQHHAKEAFDRSFAPFDGAKVAGVDEAGRGPLAGPVVTAAVILPQEAPELVGLDDSKQISKVERERLAGKIRDVAIAYSIHIQSASQIDALNIYAATRVSMEQAVKGLELAPDFVIADAMTLQIDCSTKSIIKGDAQSLAIAAASILAKTTRDALMDDLHKEFPMYNFSKNAGYGTAEHVQALQLYGPCIHHRATFEPVKSMLAERRRNE, from the coding sequence TTGAAAACAATAAAAGACATTGTTGACAAGTTAAAGATGACTGATGAGCCTGGACCTTGGATCGACGAGCTTCTACAGGATTCGAGGGTGGGTGTGAAAAAAGCGATCGATAGATGGCAGCGCCAGTATGATAAGAAAAAAGCAATCATCGATCAACATCATGCGAAAGAAGCGTTTGACAGATCGTTTGCACCGTTTGACGGTGCAAAGGTGGCTGGTGTAGATGAAGCAGGAAGAGGACCGTTAGCGGGTCCTGTAGTCACTGCAGCGGTCATCTTACCGCAAGAGGCACCTGAACTCGTTGGATTAGATGATTCCAAGCAAATTTCGAAAGTAGAGCGGGAAAGGCTTGCTGGAAAAATTCGAGACGTAGCAATCGCTTATTCCATTCATATTCAGTCGGCAAGCCAGATTGATGCGTTAAATATTTATGCCGCGACGCGGGTGTCAATGGAGCAAGCCGTGAAGGGACTTGAACTTGCACCGGATTTTGTCATTGCAGATGCGATGACGCTCCAGATAGATTGTTCGACAAAATCGATTATTAAGGGCGATGCGCAAAGTTTGGCAATTGCGGCGGCATCGATTTTAGCGAAGACGACGAGGGATGCATTGATGGATGATTTGCATAAGGAATTTCCAATGTACAATTTCTCGAAAAATGCGGGCTATGGAACGGCGGAACATGTACAAGCGTTACAGCTATATGGACCTTGCATACATCATCGGGCAACATTCGAACCTGTGAAGTCCATGCTTGCGGAAAGGAGGAGGAACGAATGA
- the ylqF gene encoding ribosome biogenesis GTPase YlqF codes for MTIQWFPGHMAKARREVTEQLKLVDIVFELIDARLPLSSRNPMIDEVIHQKPRLLILNKMDLADETETARWIRYFENQGMRAVAINSFEGKGLQTVTKAAKEILEPKLARMRSRGIRPGAIRAMIVGIPNVGKSTLINRLAKKNIAKTGNTPGVTRAQQWIKFGKELELLDTPGILWPKFEDKEAGYKLALTGAIKDSIVNMEDLAVYGLRFLEANYPDRLLKRYGLETISEEVLPMFNHIGTLRKVYTVGGEVDYDKVAELIVRDIRNENLGKLSFDFTVQQHNE; via the coding sequence ATGACGATTCAATGGTTTCCCGGGCATATGGCGAAAGCACGCCGAGAAGTAACTGAACAACTAAAGCTTGTCGACATTGTTTTTGAATTGATCGACGCGAGGCTGCCACTCTCTTCGAGAAATCCGATGATTGACGAAGTAATTCATCAAAAGCCAAGGCTCTTAATTTTAAATAAAATGGACCTTGCGGATGAAACAGAAACAGCTCGCTGGATTCGTTACTTTGAAAACCAAGGGATGCGTGCAGTGGCGATTAATTCATTTGAAGGAAAAGGTCTTCAAACGGTGACGAAGGCTGCAAAAGAAATTTTGGAACCGAAGCTAGCTAGAATGCGTAGCAGAGGAATTCGACCAGGCGCCATCCGAGCGATGATTGTCGGTATTCCGAATGTAGGAAAATCAACACTCATTAACCGACTTGCCAAAAAAAATATTGCGAAAACAGGAAACACACCAGGTGTAACGAGAGCGCAGCAATGGATTAAATTCGGTAAAGAGCTTGAATTATTGGATACGCCAGGTATTTTATGGCCGAAGTTCGAAGATAAAGAAGCGGGCTATAAACTTGCACTTACAGGTGCTATTAAAGACTCGATTGTCAATATGGAGGATTTGGCCGTTTACGGTTTGCGATTCCTAGAAGCGAATTATCCAGATCGACTGTTAAAACGATACGGTTTGGAAACAATTAGTGAAGAGGTTCTTCCGATGTTCAATCATATTGGCACACTGCGTAAGGTGTATACAGTAGGTGGAGAAGTGGACTATGATAAGGTTGCTGAGTTGATTGTTCGAGATATTCGGAACGAAAATCTTGGAAAACTATCATTCGATTTCACCGTGCAACAACATAACGAATAG
- the lepB gene encoding signal peptidase I encodes MSEEKKKKNEVWEWTKALLIAFGLALVIRTFLFTPIVVDGVSMMPTLEHGDKMIVNKIGYTIGEPKHFDIVVFHAPEQKDYIKRVIGLPGDEIAYRDDVLYINGEAFEEPYLDEYKAEILDGTLTEDFTLEEKWGSKTVPEGHVFVLGDNRRKSKDSRMIGFVSIDEIIGSTKMVFWPIKNIGIVK; translated from the coding sequence ATGAGTGAAGAAAAGAAAAAAAAGAACGAAGTATGGGAATGGACCAAAGCGCTATTAATCGCTTTTGGACTTGCACTAGTTATTCGTACATTCCTATTCACACCGATTGTCGTTGACGGTGTGTCAATGATGCCTACGCTCGAGCATGGCGACAAAATGATTGTCAATAAGATTGGCTATACAATTGGAGAACCGAAACATTTTGATATCGTCGTGTTTCATGCACCGGAACAGAAAGACTACATCAAACGGGTCATTGGACTTCCGGGAGATGAGATAGCGTATCGTGATGACGTTTTATACATTAATGGCGAAGCGTTTGAAGAGCCTTATCTCGATGAATACAAAGCAGAGATTTTAGATGGTACATTGACGGAGGACTTCACACTTGAAGAGAAGTGGGGAAGTAAGACGGTTCCTGAAGGTCATGTATTTGTGCTTGGAGACAATAGAAGAAAAAGTAAAGATTCCCGCATGATTGGTTTTGTATCGATCGATGAAATTATCGGTAGCACAAAGATGGTATTTTGGCCAATTAAAAATATCGGGATTGTCAAATAA
- the rplS gene encoding 50S ribosomal protein L19, with protein MQQLIADITKDQLRADHPSFRAGDTVRLHVKIVEGTRERIQLFEGVVIKRRGGGISETFTVRKISNGVGVERTFPVHTPKITLLEVIRRGKVRRAKLYYLRSLRGKAARIKELR; from the coding sequence ATGCAACAACTAATTGCAGACATTACAAAAGATCAGCTTCGTGCAGATCACCCATCATTCCGTGCGGGAGACACAGTTCGTTTGCACGTGAAAATCGTAGAGGGAACGCGTGAGCGTATCCAGCTATTCGAAGGTGTTGTCATCAAACGTCGTGGAGGCGGAATCAGTGAAACATTCACAGTCCGTAAAATCTCTAACGGTGTTGGCGTTGAACGTACATTCCCTGTACACACACCAAAAATTACTCTACTTGAAGTGATTCGTCGTGGTAAAGTACGCCGTGCGAAATTGTACTACCTTCGCAGCCTACGCGGAAAAGCTGCTCGTATCAAAGAACTTCGATAA